The region TTGCCGGCGCAGACCTGTTCGTAATCGGTGACACTGCCGGATGGCCTGCGGCCAGCAGAGTGGCGCGGCTGCGTCTTTGTGAACGCAAGCCGCAGTACCGTGTGGCCACAACCGAGCAGGTCTTGGAGCAGGCCGGGCTTGCCGAGCCGGGTAGGCTCGTGGAGAGGAATCTTACCGAGTTGTGGCTTGAGTGGGCCTCGACCCAGGATACGATCAGGCCGGTATCAGGACCGAAACTCTACCCGGCCGGTGCTGGGCTTGTGGTCCGACCAGAATCAGCCGCGTTCCCGATCAACATCAATACGGCGAGCGTCGAACTCCTCGAACAACTGCCCGGAATCGGGCCGATGACCGCACGGAGGATTGTCGAGTACCGCGAAGAGCATGGTCGCTTCAGTTCAGTTGATGACCTTCTGAACGTCAAGGGCATCGGGCCTAAGAAACTGGAGGCAATTCGGCCGCTCGCGACCGTGCGCTAGTAGGTTCGGGCGTAGTAGATGACGGTGCCGGTCTTGCGGCCGCAGGCGATGCAGGGGGCCTGAGTCCGATCCTGTTCGCTCGGAACCATTACCCGCGGCGTTGTCTTGGTTTCGTCAATGATGCGGTTCTCGCATTCCTGTGCACCGCACCAGTGCACTAGAATGAATCCAGGGTTTGCTTCGAGCTTGCTTCTGAACTCTTGGAAGTCTGAGGCTGAAGACTTTGCCGATTCTAGACGTTTGAGCGCGGATGAATACATCGCGGCCTGCACTTCGTCGAGGAGTCTCGTTACTTCAACCCGGAGTTCAGCAAAACGGACCGGTCGTCGGCCCGAGCCGTCGCGGGGTACGAGTACCGCGGCCTCCTGCTTGACATCCCGGGGCCCGATTTCGATGCGCACTGGCACGCCCAGCATCTCGTACTGGTTGAATTTCCAGCCGGCGGTCTGGTTGGGCGAATCGTCTAGCTTCACCCGCAGACCTTCGAGTGCTGCAAGCGCCTCACGGCAGCGACTGAGCACGGCCTCGTCGTTACGTCCGAACAGAATCGGCACGATCACCACCTGAATCGGCGCAACCTTTGGGGGCAAGAAAAGCCCTCGGTCATCACCGTGGGTCATAATCAGCCCGCCGATAAGCCGGGTTGAGACACCCCAAGAGGTGCCCCAAGGATACTGCTCGGTGTTGTTCTCATCCAGGTACTTGATGTCAAAGGCACGGGCGAACCCCTGACCCAGATTGTGCGAGGTGCCGGCTTGGAGCGCCTGGCCGTCCGGCATCATCGCTTCCATGGTGTAGGTTCGGTCGGCGCCGGCGAACTTCTCGGACTCGGGCTTGAGACCGGCGAGCACCGGCAGGGCTAGATCGTTTGTGAGAAAGTCCAGATAGATATCCAGGATTCTCAGGGCCTCGGCCTCGGCTTCTTCCTGAGTACGATGAAGGGTATGGCCCTCCTGCCAGAGAAACTCGCTTGTGCGCAGGAAAAGCCGGGTGGCCTTTTCGGCCCGGAATATGTTGCACCACTGGTTCAGGAGTACCGGCAGGTCGCGATAGGACTTGACCCAGCGGGCAAACATCGCATTGATGACCGCTTCAGAAGTTGGACGCAGCGCGAGTCTCTCTTCGAGCTTGTCCGACCCGCGATGAGTCACCCACCATGCCTCGGGCGCGAATCCCTTCACGTGGCGCGCTTCTTTGGCAAAGAACGATTCTGGAATCATGGTCGGGAAGTAGGCGTTGACGTGACCCGTGGCCTTAAATCTGGCGTCAAGCCGCTGCTGCATGTTCTCCCAGAGCGCGTAGCCGTAAGGTCTAATGACCATGCAGCCGCGCACCGGCGCATAATCAGCAAGCTCGGCCTTAAGCACGACCGCGGTGTACCACTCGGAGAACTGCTTGGATTTCGAGGGTATTTCCTTGACCATCTCGTTGTCTTTCATAGCCCGTCATAGTAGCAGCAATACCATGTGTGTCAAACGCTCCTTTCTCAACCCGAGAGCCGAAGCAGCGATACGAAGACAGGTGTGGCAGTCAAGTTCTGTTCTGACTGTCTCACTTCAGCGTAGGTTACCTGCCATCTGTGGCGTCCGAAACAGCATCAGCGTTCTTTCGTTTTTCAACCGGCATCGCGATCGGTCTCGCCAGCGGGTAACCCCGCTTACAGGCACTCCAGCCGTACCTTAGGCGAGTCCGATTCCAACATGGCGTCGGCAAGGGTAGGTTCCGTCCCTGCCGTCTCTGTCCGGGTACCGATGGACTCGCGGGCTGCCGCTGGCAACTGCCATTGCCCACCCGGCACCGACCATAGGACCACCTTGAATCCCGAACGGTCATGAGCCCCAGGCCAGTTCTTGCCGTGGGTAGAAATCGGCGGGAATTTCAGCGGTCTTGGTTCTACAATATTGGTGAATGACTTCAAACCGATGGGTGAATGGTGCGGGAAGCGATTCCGTAAGCTAACTGTATCTGCAAGATGTAACTTACCATGCTCTTGTGGTCTCTGAAATTCAAGGGTACGGGTCATTCCCCCCACTGCTTCCTCCGCCACAGTCACTGTAACTTGACAGGCCGCAGATAGAGCCGTTTCGGCCGTTGTCTGCGGTTGTACCTGCCGAGCAACGGCGATGGTTACTGCGACTGATGCCTAGCCGGGTACTGGACAAGTAACACTGATAGATACGTGGTCATGCACGTGTTCTGGTGCTGGCTGGAACGCGCAGTAAAGCACAGGCAAGAGCACGGTGCAACTCAGATCCGCTATGACTTGGGCCGGTAATCATCGAGTAACCCTGGTCCCAACTCCGACCGGAATCGGCAGAGGTGTCTGTCCTCTGGTTTGGTGCTCGGCCAATTGAACCTACTGCTCATCGGGTTGGGCCTCGTGCTACAGCCCGAGGAAGTTCTTTGGCGAGTACTCTTGTGCCTCTGTCTCGGGGACGTGGTGTTTATGAGCCTCATATACTGTTTCAGCCGGGCTGGAACTAGCTCTTTGTTCGGACGGGCGGCTTGACTCCGGGTCCTGCTGACGTATGTTTGACATATGAACGCACTCGGGGCGATGTTCGGCCTGACTCTTGGTTGGCTTTGGTTCACGCTCATGTTCTTCTTCGGCATGATCGGACTGGCCGGAACCGCGCTGTGGATATGGATGCTGGTTGAGGTCCTGACGAGAGAGACGGACCAGGGTAACAACCGTCTGATCTGGGCGCTGGTCATCATCTTCACACACTGGATTGGCGCACTTATCTACCTATTTGTTCGGCGTAGGGACCGTATCAGGCAGCTTGGGAAGTAGCTAGCCGGCCCGAGAGCTCAAGGACTGGCAGGCCGCGACGGCCAGCGACGTGATAGAAGACCTCAAACCAGTCGCCAAGCGTCTCCGGAGGTTGCCTCGTGGCCACGAGCACGTTTCTTGGTCGCAGTTGTCGAGGTTTGTCAAAGCTGAC is a window of candidate division WOR-3 bacterium DNA encoding:
- the proS gene encoding proline--tRNA ligase encodes the protein MKDNEMVKEIPSKSKQFSEWYTAVVLKAELADYAPVRGCMVIRPYGYALWENMQQRLDARFKATGHVNAYFPTMIPESFFAKEARHVKGFAPEAWWVTHRGSDKLEERLALRPTSEAVINAMFARWVKSYRDLPVLLNQWCNIFRAEKATRLFLRTSEFLWQEGHTLHRTQEEAEAEALRILDIYLDFLTNDLALPVLAGLKPESEKFAGADRTYTMEAMMPDGQALQAGTSHNLGQGFARAFDIKYLDENNTEQYPWGTSWGVSTRLIGGLIMTHGDDRGLFLPPKVAPIQVVIVPILFGRNDEAVLSRCREALAALEGLRVKLDDSPNQTAGWKFNQYEMLGVPVRIEIGPRDVKQEAAVLVPRDGSGRRPVRFAELRVEVTRLLDEVQAAMYSSALKRLESAKSSASDFQEFRSKLEANPGFILVHWCGAQECENRIIDETKTTPRVMVPSEQDRTQAPCIACGRKTGTVIYYARTY
- a CDS encoding PLD nuclease N-terminal domain-containing protein, with product MNALGAMFGLTLGWLWFTLMFFFGMIGLAGTALWIWMLVEVLTRETDQGNNRLIWALVIIFTHWIGALIYLFVRRRDRIRQLGK